The Deinococcus aestuarii genome includes a region encoding these proteins:
- the wrbA gene encoding NAD(P)H:quinone oxidoreductase produces MTNPTPVRMTILYYSTYGTNHQMAEVAAEAAREAGAEVRLVKARETAPQEVVNGQDAWKAQQERTAHVPEATAADMENTDAIMISTPTRWGGAASQLRVFIDTLGGLWASGALADKTFSCMTSAQNPNGGQETTIQTLYVMAAHWGAIIVPPGYTDPAIFASGGNPYGASVTANGQPLSEEDKASIRHQARRQVEITRKLKG; encoded by the coding sequence ATGACGAACCCCACTCCGGTCCGCATGACGATCCTCTACTACTCGACCTACGGGACAAACCACCAGATGGCGGAGGTGGCCGCCGAGGCCGCCCGGGAGGCCGGGGCGGAGGTGCGGCTCGTGAAGGCGCGCGAGACGGCGCCGCAGGAGGTCGTGAACGGCCAGGACGCCTGGAAGGCCCAGCAGGAGCGCACGGCGCACGTGCCGGAGGCGACCGCCGCCGACATGGAGAACACGGACGCCATCATGATCAGCACGCCCACCCGCTGGGGCGGCGCGGCGAGCCAGCTCCGGGTGTTCATCGACACGCTGGGCGGGCTGTGGGCGTCGGGGGCGCTCGCCGACAAGACCTTCAGTTGCATGACGAGCGCCCAGAACCCCAACGGCGGGCAGGAGACGACCATCCAGACCCTCTACGTCATGGCGGCGCACTGGGGCGCGATCATCGTGCCGCCCGGCTACACCGACCCCGCGATCTTCGCCTCGGGCGGCAATCCCTACGGCGCGAGCGTCACGGCGAACGGCCAGCCCCTCAGCGAGGAGGACAAGGCCTCCATCCGCCACCAGGCCCGCCGTCAGGTCGAGATCACCCGCAAGCTGAAGGGCTGA